The following are from one region of the Cottoperca gobio unplaced genomic scaffold, fCotGob3.1 fCotGob3_298arrow_ctg1, whole genome shotgun sequence genome:
- the LOC115005393 gene encoding epidermal growth factor receptor kinase substrate 8-like isoform X6 has product MNGYETPALASGIFGSYSSQINGHVSPSPEPQHKAKSSAKALYEQRKHFTKTSINSLTDTSQYHVEHLTTFVLDRKDGLITVDDGVRRLRLLDAKGKVWTQEMLLQVEERSVSLIDQETQNELENFAVGTLQHCQAVMNSCSYDSILALVCKDSGQSKPDLHLFQCDDIKANLIHADIESAMMDAKGGKVKRRPEALRMILKSDGVIPPPPAAPAPEPPASSNQVDVKSRAAAWSAWTNEQQDYEKQRHVSEEDGALEMSAARVDRDVQILNHILDDVEFFVTKLQKAAEAFNELSRRKKVKKGKKKGPGEGVLTLRSKPPAEDEFVGCLQKFKQAFNQLGKLKDQIQNPSAEDLLHFLFSPLRMVIQAAGSVDLARSVVVPLLTREAIDFLHAAGTAEERHLWVALGDGWTKSRLEWPRDHYFPPCALTFRDGWEPPVLPAAYREQEPLSQLAESLANAEIQRHEELRSRLEAVQRFSPDDGYASSYKRLQILDQDLALAAFKQAVSRRVDGSFDADGRVQTKPFAKSKYDFVARNNTELSVLKDEVVEVIDDRKQWWKVRNGCGASGYVPNNILDLTRAVDITGRGEPIYSHTIQKQTSRTDFIPSKPAATPMPPAPTPPPAPARLPTPPLPPRPPSLPSRPSAATTAPRPATTAASP; this is encoded by the exons ATGAACGGATATGAAACTCCAGCTCTCGCCTCGGGCATCTTCGGCTCCTACAGCTCACAGATCAA TGGCCATGTCTCTCCGTCTCCTGAGCCTCAACATAAAGCCAAGTCCAGTGCCAAAGCTCTGTACG aacaaagaaaacatttcaccAAAACGAGCATTAACAGTCTGACGGACACGTCGCAGTATCACGTGGAG CATCTGACCACGTTCGTGTTGGACCGTAAAGACGGGCTGATCACGGTGGACGATGGCGTGCGGCGTCTCCGCCTGCTGGACGCTAAAGGGAAGGTCTGGACTCAGGAGATGttgctgcaggtggaggagagaagcGTGAGTCTCATCGACCAGGAGACGCAG AACGAGCTGGAGAACTTCGCGGTCGGGACGTTGCAGCACTGCCAGGCTGTGATGAACTCCTGCAGCTACGACTCCATCCTGGCTCTAGTGTGTAAAGACTCGGGTCAGAGCAAACCGGACCTGCACCTCTTCCAGTGCGACGACATCAAG GCGAATCTGATCCACGCAGACATAGAAAGCGCCATGATGGACGCCAAAGGAGGCAAAGTGAAGAGACGACCAGAGGCGCTCCG gatgaTCCTGAAGAGCGACGGGGtcatcccccctccccccgctgCTCCCGCCCCCGAACCCCCCGCGTCGTCCAATCAGGTGGACGTCAAGAGTCGAGCCGCCGCCTGGTCGGCCTGGACCAATGAGCAGCAAGACT aTGAGAAGCAGCGTCACGTTTCGGAGGAGGACGGGGCGCTGGAGATGAGCGCGGCGCGAGTGGACCGGGACGTT CAAATCCTGAACCACATCCTGGACGACGTCGAGTTCTTCGTCACCAAACTTCAGAAAGCGGCCGAAGCTTTTAACGAGCTGTCCAGGaggaagaaggtgaagaaggGCAAGAAGAAAGGTCCGGGAG AGGGCGTTCTGACTCTGAGGTCCAAACCTCCCGCGGAGGACGAGTTCGTCGGCTGTCTGCAGAAATTCAAACAAGCTTTCAACCAGCTG GGTAAACTGAAGGATCAGATCCAGAACCCGAGTGCTGAAGATCTGCTGCACTTCCTGTTCTCTCCCCTCAGGATG GTGATCCAGGCGGCGGGCAGTGTGGATCTGGCTCGTAGCGTCGTGGTTCCTCTGCTCACCAGAGAGGCCATCGACTTCCTGCACGCTGCGGGGACAGCGGAGGAGAGACACCTGTGGGTCGCTCTGGGAGACGGCTGGACCAAGAGCAG GTTGGAGTGGCCGAGGGATCATTACTTCCCCCCCTGTGCGCTGACGTTTCGGGACGGATGGGAGCCTCCGGTGCTGCCGGCTGCGTACAGAGAGCAGGAGCCGCTGAGTCAGCTCGCAGAGAGTCTCGCCAACGCTGAGATCCAGAGACACGAGGAGCTGAGGAGCAGACTGGAG gcggTGCAGAGGTTCTCTCCTGACGACGGGTACGCATCCTCCTACAAACGCCTGCAGATCCTGGATCAGGATTTGGCCTTGGCTGCTTTTAAACAGGCCGTCAGCCGCCGCGTAGACGG GAGTTTTGACGCTGACGGTCGAGTCCAAACGAAACCTTTTGCCAAATCTAAATACGACTTTGTGGCGAGAAACAACACGGAGCTGTCCGTCCTCAAAGACGAGGTCGTCGAg GTTATCGACGACAGGAAACAGTGGTGGAAGGTGAGAAACGGCTGCGGGGCGTCGGGCTATGTGCCAAACAACATCCTGGACCTCACCAGAGCCGTGGACATCACCGGCCGAGGGGAGCCCATCTACAGCCACACCATCCAG AAGCAGACGTCCAGGACCGACTTCATCCCCAGTAAACCCGCAGCGACCCCGATGCCTCCGGCTCCCACGCCCCCCCCAGCCCCCGCCAGGCTCCCCACGCCGCCGCTGCCCCCCCGGCCCCCGAGCCTGCCAAGCCGGCCGTCAGCCGCCACAACAGCACCACGTCCAGCGACAACGGCAGCGTCGCCCTAA
- the LOC115005393 gene encoding epidermal growth factor receptor kinase substrate 8-like isoform X4: MNGYETPALASGIFGSYSSQINGHVSPSPEPQHKAKSSAKALYEQRKHFTKTSINSLTDTSQYHVEHLTTFVLDRKDGLITVDDGVRRLRLLDAKGKVWTQEMLLQVEERSVSLIDQETQNELENFAVGTLQHCQAVMNSCSYDSILALVCKDSGQSKPDLHLFQCDDIKANLIHADIESAMMDAKGGKVKRRPEALRMILKSDGVIPPPPAAPAPEPPASSNQVDVKSRAAAWSAWTNEQQDYEKQRHVSEEDGALEMSAARVDRDVQILNHILDDVEFFVTKLQKAAEAFNELSRRKKVKKGKKKGPGEGVLTLRSKPPAEDEFVGCLQKFKQAFNQLGKLKDQIQNPSAEDLLHFLFSPLRMVIQAAGSVDLARSVVVPLLTREAIDFLHAAGTAEERHLWVALGDGWTKSRLEWPRDHYFPPCALTFRDGWEPPVLPAAYREQEPLSQLAESLANAEIQRHEELRSRLEAVQRFSPDDGYASSYKRLQILDQDLALAAFKQAVSRRVDGSFDADGRVQTKPFAKSKYDFVARNNTELSVLKDEVVEVIDDRKQWWKVRNGCGASGYVPNNILDLTRAVDITGRGEPIYSHTIQLMMPKKEFELFKQTSRTDFIPSKPAATPMPPAPTPPPAPARLPTPPLPPRPPSLPSRPSAATTAPRPATTAASP, from the exons ATGAACGGATATGAAACTCCAGCTCTCGCCTCGGGCATCTTCGGCTCCTACAGCTCACAGATCAA TGGCCATGTCTCTCCGTCTCCTGAGCCTCAACATAAAGCCAAGTCCAGTGCCAAAGCTCTGTACG aacaaagaaaacatttcaccAAAACGAGCATTAACAGTCTGACGGACACGTCGCAGTATCACGTGGAG CATCTGACCACGTTCGTGTTGGACCGTAAAGACGGGCTGATCACGGTGGACGATGGCGTGCGGCGTCTCCGCCTGCTGGACGCTAAAGGGAAGGTCTGGACTCAGGAGATGttgctgcaggtggaggagagaagcGTGAGTCTCATCGACCAGGAGACGCAG AACGAGCTGGAGAACTTCGCGGTCGGGACGTTGCAGCACTGCCAGGCTGTGATGAACTCCTGCAGCTACGACTCCATCCTGGCTCTAGTGTGTAAAGACTCGGGTCAGAGCAAACCGGACCTGCACCTCTTCCAGTGCGACGACATCAAG GCGAATCTGATCCACGCAGACATAGAAAGCGCCATGATGGACGCCAAAGGAGGCAAAGTGAAGAGACGACCAGAGGCGCTCCG gatgaTCCTGAAGAGCGACGGGGtcatcccccctccccccgctgCTCCCGCCCCCGAACCCCCCGCGTCGTCCAATCAGGTGGACGTCAAGAGTCGAGCCGCCGCCTGGTCGGCCTGGACCAATGAGCAGCAAGACT aTGAGAAGCAGCGTCACGTTTCGGAGGAGGACGGGGCGCTGGAGATGAGCGCGGCGCGAGTGGACCGGGACGTT CAAATCCTGAACCACATCCTGGACGACGTCGAGTTCTTCGTCACCAAACTTCAGAAAGCGGCCGAAGCTTTTAACGAGCTGTCCAGGaggaagaaggtgaagaaggGCAAGAAGAAAGGTCCGGGAG AGGGCGTTCTGACTCTGAGGTCCAAACCTCCCGCGGAGGACGAGTTCGTCGGCTGTCTGCAGAAATTCAAACAAGCTTTCAACCAGCTG GGTAAACTGAAGGATCAGATCCAGAACCCGAGTGCTGAAGATCTGCTGCACTTCCTGTTCTCTCCCCTCAGGATG GTGATCCAGGCGGCGGGCAGTGTGGATCTGGCTCGTAGCGTCGTGGTTCCTCTGCTCACCAGAGAGGCCATCGACTTCCTGCACGCTGCGGGGACAGCGGAGGAGAGACACCTGTGGGTCGCTCTGGGAGACGGCTGGACCAAGAGCAG GTTGGAGTGGCCGAGGGATCATTACTTCCCCCCCTGTGCGCTGACGTTTCGGGACGGATGGGAGCCTCCGGTGCTGCCGGCTGCGTACAGAGAGCAGGAGCCGCTGAGTCAGCTCGCAGAGAGTCTCGCCAACGCTGAGATCCAGAGACACGAGGAGCTGAGGAGCAGACTGGAG gcggTGCAGAGGTTCTCTCCTGACGACGGGTACGCATCCTCCTACAAACGCCTGCAGATCCTGGATCAGGATTTGGCCTTGGCTGCTTTTAAACAGGCCGTCAGCCGCCGCGTAGACGG GAGTTTTGACGCTGACGGTCGAGTCCAAACGAAACCTTTTGCCAAATCTAAATACGACTTTGTGGCGAGAAACAACACGGAGCTGTCCGTCCTCAAAGACGAGGTCGTCGAg GTTATCGACGACAGGAAACAGTGGTGGAAGGTGAGAAACGGCTGCGGGGCGTCGGGCTATGTGCCAAACAACATCCTGGACCTCACCAGAGCCGTGGACATCACCGGCCGAGGGGAGCCCATCTACAGCCACACCATCCAG CTCATGATGCCAAAGAAGGAGTTTGAGTTGTTTAAG CAGACGTCCAGGACCGACTTCATCCCCAGTAAACCCGCAGCGACCCCGATGCCTCCGGCTCCCACGCCCCCCCCAGCCCCCGCCAGGCTCCCCACGCCGCCGCTGCCCCCCCGGCCCCCGAGCCTGCCAAGCCGGCCGTCAGCCGCCACAACAGCACCACGTCCAGCGACAACGGCAGCGTCGCCCTAA
- the LOC115005393 gene encoding epidermal growth factor receptor kinase substrate 8-like isoform X2, with product MNGYETPALASGIFGSYSSQINGHVSPSPEPQHKAKSSAKALYEQRKHFTKTSINSLTDTSQYHVEHLTTFVLDRKDGLITVDDGVRRLRLLDAKGKVWTQEMLLQVEERSVSLIDQETQNELENFAVGTLQHCQAVMNSCSYDSILALVCKDSGQSKPDLHLFQCDDIKANLIHADIESAMMDAKGGKVKRRPEALRMILKSDGVIPPPPAAPAPEPPASSNQVDVKSRAAAWSAWTNEQQDYEKQRHVSEEDGALEMSAARVDRDVQILNHILDDVEFFVTKLQKAAEAFNELSRRKKVKKGKKKGPGEGVLTLRSKPPAEDEFVGCLQKFKQAFNQLGKLKDQIQNPSAEDLLHFLFSPLRMVIQAAGSVDLARSVVVPLLTREAIDFLHAAGTAEERHLWVALGDGWTKSRLEWPRDHYFPPCALTFRDGWEPPVLPAAYREQEPLSQLAESLANAEIQRHEELRSRLEAVQRFSPDDGYASSYKRLQILDQDLALAAFKQAVSRRVDGSFDADGRVQTKPFAKSKYDFVARNNTELSVLKDEVVEVIDDRKQWWKVRNGCGASGYVPNNILDLTRAVDITGRGEPIYSHTIQLMMPKKEFELFKQLLGELNEQTSRTDFIPSKPAATPMPPAPTPPPAPARLPTPPLPPRPPSLPSRPSAATTAPRPATTAASP from the exons ATGAACGGATATGAAACTCCAGCTCTCGCCTCGGGCATCTTCGGCTCCTACAGCTCACAGATCAA TGGCCATGTCTCTCCGTCTCCTGAGCCTCAACATAAAGCCAAGTCCAGTGCCAAAGCTCTGTACG aacaaagaaaacatttcaccAAAACGAGCATTAACAGTCTGACGGACACGTCGCAGTATCACGTGGAG CATCTGACCACGTTCGTGTTGGACCGTAAAGACGGGCTGATCACGGTGGACGATGGCGTGCGGCGTCTCCGCCTGCTGGACGCTAAAGGGAAGGTCTGGACTCAGGAGATGttgctgcaggtggaggagagaagcGTGAGTCTCATCGACCAGGAGACGCAG AACGAGCTGGAGAACTTCGCGGTCGGGACGTTGCAGCACTGCCAGGCTGTGATGAACTCCTGCAGCTACGACTCCATCCTGGCTCTAGTGTGTAAAGACTCGGGTCAGAGCAAACCGGACCTGCACCTCTTCCAGTGCGACGACATCAAG GCGAATCTGATCCACGCAGACATAGAAAGCGCCATGATGGACGCCAAAGGAGGCAAAGTGAAGAGACGACCAGAGGCGCTCCG gatgaTCCTGAAGAGCGACGGGGtcatcccccctccccccgctgCTCCCGCCCCCGAACCCCCCGCGTCGTCCAATCAGGTGGACGTCAAGAGTCGAGCCGCCGCCTGGTCGGCCTGGACCAATGAGCAGCAAGACT aTGAGAAGCAGCGTCACGTTTCGGAGGAGGACGGGGCGCTGGAGATGAGCGCGGCGCGAGTGGACCGGGACGTT CAAATCCTGAACCACATCCTGGACGACGTCGAGTTCTTCGTCACCAAACTTCAGAAAGCGGCCGAAGCTTTTAACGAGCTGTCCAGGaggaagaaggtgaagaaggGCAAGAAGAAAGGTCCGGGAG AGGGCGTTCTGACTCTGAGGTCCAAACCTCCCGCGGAGGACGAGTTCGTCGGCTGTCTGCAGAAATTCAAACAAGCTTTCAACCAGCTG GGTAAACTGAAGGATCAGATCCAGAACCCGAGTGCTGAAGATCTGCTGCACTTCCTGTTCTCTCCCCTCAGGATG GTGATCCAGGCGGCGGGCAGTGTGGATCTGGCTCGTAGCGTCGTGGTTCCTCTGCTCACCAGAGAGGCCATCGACTTCCTGCACGCTGCGGGGACAGCGGAGGAGAGACACCTGTGGGTCGCTCTGGGAGACGGCTGGACCAAGAGCAG GTTGGAGTGGCCGAGGGATCATTACTTCCCCCCCTGTGCGCTGACGTTTCGGGACGGATGGGAGCCTCCGGTGCTGCCGGCTGCGTACAGAGAGCAGGAGCCGCTGAGTCAGCTCGCAGAGAGTCTCGCCAACGCTGAGATCCAGAGACACGAGGAGCTGAGGAGCAGACTGGAG gcggTGCAGAGGTTCTCTCCTGACGACGGGTACGCATCCTCCTACAAACGCCTGCAGATCCTGGATCAGGATTTGGCCTTGGCTGCTTTTAAACAGGCCGTCAGCCGCCGCGTAGACGG GAGTTTTGACGCTGACGGTCGAGTCCAAACGAAACCTTTTGCCAAATCTAAATACGACTTTGTGGCGAGAAACAACACGGAGCTGTCCGTCCTCAAAGACGAGGTCGTCGAg GTTATCGACGACAGGAAACAGTGGTGGAAGGTGAGAAACGGCTGCGGGGCGTCGGGCTATGTGCCAAACAACATCCTGGACCTCACCAGAGCCGTGGACATCACCGGCCGAGGGGAGCCCATCTACAGCCACACCATCCAG CTCATGATGCCAAAGAAGGAGTTTGAGTTGTTTAAG CAATTACTGGGAGAGTTGAACGAG CAGACGTCCAGGACCGACTTCATCCCCAGTAAACCCGCAGCGACCCCGATGCCTCCGGCTCCCACGCCCCCCCCAGCCCCCGCCAGGCTCCCCACGCCGCCGCTGCCCCCCCGGCCCCCGAGCCTGCCAAGCCGGCCGTCAGCCGCCACAACAGCACCACGTCCAGCGACAACGGCAGCGTCGCCCTAA
- the LOC115005393 gene encoding epidermal growth factor receptor kinase substrate 8-like isoform X1, which translates to MNGYETPALASGIFGSYSSQINGHVSPSPEPQHKAKSSAKALYEQRKHFTKTSINSLTDTSQYHVEHLTTFVLDRKDGLITVDDGVRRLRLLDAKGKVWTQEMLLQVEERSVSLIDQETQNELENFAVGTLQHCQAVMNSCSYDSILALVCKDSGQSKPDLHLFQCDDIKANLIHADIESAMMDAKGGKVKRRPEALRMILKSDGVIPPPPAAPAPEPPASSNQVDVKSRAAAWSAWTNEQQDYEKQRHVSEEDGALEMSAARVDRDVQILNHILDDVEFFVTKLQKAAEAFNELSRRKKVKKGKKKGPGEGVLTLRSKPPAEDEFVGCLQKFKQAFNQLGKLKDQIQNPSAEDLLHFLFSPLRMVIQAAGSVDLARSVVVPLLTREAIDFLHAAGTAEERHLWVALGDGWTKSRLEWPRDHYFPPCALTFRDGWEPPVLPAAYREQEPLSQLAESLANAEIQRHEELRSRLEAVQRFSPDDGYASSYKRLQILDQDLALAAFKQAVSRRVDGSFDADGRVQTKPFAKSKYDFVARNNTELSVLKDEVVEVIDDRKQWWKVRNGCGASGYVPNNILDLTRAVDITGRGEPIYSHTIQLMMPKKEFELFKQLLGELNEKQTSRTDFIPSKPAATPMPPAPTPPPAPARLPTPPLPPRPPSLPSRPSAATTAPRPATTAASP; encoded by the exons ATGAACGGATATGAAACTCCAGCTCTCGCCTCGGGCATCTTCGGCTCCTACAGCTCACAGATCAA TGGCCATGTCTCTCCGTCTCCTGAGCCTCAACATAAAGCCAAGTCCAGTGCCAAAGCTCTGTACG aacaaagaaaacatttcaccAAAACGAGCATTAACAGTCTGACGGACACGTCGCAGTATCACGTGGAG CATCTGACCACGTTCGTGTTGGACCGTAAAGACGGGCTGATCACGGTGGACGATGGCGTGCGGCGTCTCCGCCTGCTGGACGCTAAAGGGAAGGTCTGGACTCAGGAGATGttgctgcaggtggaggagagaagcGTGAGTCTCATCGACCAGGAGACGCAG AACGAGCTGGAGAACTTCGCGGTCGGGACGTTGCAGCACTGCCAGGCTGTGATGAACTCCTGCAGCTACGACTCCATCCTGGCTCTAGTGTGTAAAGACTCGGGTCAGAGCAAACCGGACCTGCACCTCTTCCAGTGCGACGACATCAAG GCGAATCTGATCCACGCAGACATAGAAAGCGCCATGATGGACGCCAAAGGAGGCAAAGTGAAGAGACGACCAGAGGCGCTCCG gatgaTCCTGAAGAGCGACGGGGtcatcccccctccccccgctgCTCCCGCCCCCGAACCCCCCGCGTCGTCCAATCAGGTGGACGTCAAGAGTCGAGCCGCCGCCTGGTCGGCCTGGACCAATGAGCAGCAAGACT aTGAGAAGCAGCGTCACGTTTCGGAGGAGGACGGGGCGCTGGAGATGAGCGCGGCGCGAGTGGACCGGGACGTT CAAATCCTGAACCACATCCTGGACGACGTCGAGTTCTTCGTCACCAAACTTCAGAAAGCGGCCGAAGCTTTTAACGAGCTGTCCAGGaggaagaaggtgaagaaggGCAAGAAGAAAGGTCCGGGAG AGGGCGTTCTGACTCTGAGGTCCAAACCTCCCGCGGAGGACGAGTTCGTCGGCTGTCTGCAGAAATTCAAACAAGCTTTCAACCAGCTG GGTAAACTGAAGGATCAGATCCAGAACCCGAGTGCTGAAGATCTGCTGCACTTCCTGTTCTCTCCCCTCAGGATG GTGATCCAGGCGGCGGGCAGTGTGGATCTGGCTCGTAGCGTCGTGGTTCCTCTGCTCACCAGAGAGGCCATCGACTTCCTGCACGCTGCGGGGACAGCGGAGGAGAGACACCTGTGGGTCGCTCTGGGAGACGGCTGGACCAAGAGCAG GTTGGAGTGGCCGAGGGATCATTACTTCCCCCCCTGTGCGCTGACGTTTCGGGACGGATGGGAGCCTCCGGTGCTGCCGGCTGCGTACAGAGAGCAGGAGCCGCTGAGTCAGCTCGCAGAGAGTCTCGCCAACGCTGAGATCCAGAGACACGAGGAGCTGAGGAGCAGACTGGAG gcggTGCAGAGGTTCTCTCCTGACGACGGGTACGCATCCTCCTACAAACGCCTGCAGATCCTGGATCAGGATTTGGCCTTGGCTGCTTTTAAACAGGCCGTCAGCCGCCGCGTAGACGG GAGTTTTGACGCTGACGGTCGAGTCCAAACGAAACCTTTTGCCAAATCTAAATACGACTTTGTGGCGAGAAACAACACGGAGCTGTCCGTCCTCAAAGACGAGGTCGTCGAg GTTATCGACGACAGGAAACAGTGGTGGAAGGTGAGAAACGGCTGCGGGGCGTCGGGCTATGTGCCAAACAACATCCTGGACCTCACCAGAGCCGTGGACATCACCGGCCGAGGGGAGCCCATCTACAGCCACACCATCCAG CTCATGATGCCAAAGAAGGAGTTTGAGTTGTTTAAG CAATTACTGGGAGAGTTGAACGAG AAGCAGACGTCCAGGACCGACTTCATCCCCAGTAAACCCGCAGCGACCCCGATGCCTCCGGCTCCCACGCCCCCCCCAGCCCCCGCCAGGCTCCCCACGCCGCCGCTGCCCCCCCGGCCCCCGAGCCTGCCAAGCCGGCCGTCAGCCGCCACAACAGCACCACGTCCAGCGACAACGGCAGCGTCGCCCTAA
- the LOC115005393 gene encoding epidermal growth factor receptor kinase substrate 8-like isoform X3: MNGYETPALASGIFGSYSSQINGHVSPSPEPQHKAKSSAKALYEQRKHFTKTSINSLTDTSQYHVEHLTTFVLDRKDGLITVDDGVRRLRLLDAKGKVWTQEMLLQVEERSVSLIDQETQNELENFAVGTLQHCQAVMNSCSYDSILALVCKDSGQSKPDLHLFQCDDIKANLIHADIESAMMDAKGGKVKRRPEALRMILKSDGVIPPPPAAPAPEPPASSNQVDVKSRAAAWSAWTNEQQDYEKQRHVSEEDGALEMSAARVDRDVQILNHILDDVEFFVTKLQKAAEAFNELSRRKKVKKGKKKGPGEGVLTLRSKPPAEDEFVGCLQKFKQAFNQLGKLKDQIQNPSAEDLLHFLFSPLRMVIQAAGSVDLARSVVVPLLTREAIDFLHAAGTAEERHLWVALGDGWTKSRLEWPRDHYFPPCALTFRDGWEPPVLPAAYREQEPLSQLAESLANAEIQRHEELRSRLEAVQRFSPDDGYASSYKRLQILDQDLALAAFKQAVSRRVDGSFDADGRVQTKPFAKSKYDFVARNNTELSVLKDEVVEVIDDRKQWWKVRNGCGASGYVPNNILDLTRAVDITGRGEPIYSHTIQLMMPKKEFELFKKQTSRTDFIPSKPAATPMPPAPTPPPAPARLPTPPLPPRPPSLPSRPSAATTAPRPATTAASP; encoded by the exons ATGAACGGATATGAAACTCCAGCTCTCGCCTCGGGCATCTTCGGCTCCTACAGCTCACAGATCAA TGGCCATGTCTCTCCGTCTCCTGAGCCTCAACATAAAGCCAAGTCCAGTGCCAAAGCTCTGTACG aacaaagaaaacatttcaccAAAACGAGCATTAACAGTCTGACGGACACGTCGCAGTATCACGTGGAG CATCTGACCACGTTCGTGTTGGACCGTAAAGACGGGCTGATCACGGTGGACGATGGCGTGCGGCGTCTCCGCCTGCTGGACGCTAAAGGGAAGGTCTGGACTCAGGAGATGttgctgcaggtggaggagagaagcGTGAGTCTCATCGACCAGGAGACGCAG AACGAGCTGGAGAACTTCGCGGTCGGGACGTTGCAGCACTGCCAGGCTGTGATGAACTCCTGCAGCTACGACTCCATCCTGGCTCTAGTGTGTAAAGACTCGGGTCAGAGCAAACCGGACCTGCACCTCTTCCAGTGCGACGACATCAAG GCGAATCTGATCCACGCAGACATAGAAAGCGCCATGATGGACGCCAAAGGAGGCAAAGTGAAGAGACGACCAGAGGCGCTCCG gatgaTCCTGAAGAGCGACGGGGtcatcccccctccccccgctgCTCCCGCCCCCGAACCCCCCGCGTCGTCCAATCAGGTGGACGTCAAGAGTCGAGCCGCCGCCTGGTCGGCCTGGACCAATGAGCAGCAAGACT aTGAGAAGCAGCGTCACGTTTCGGAGGAGGACGGGGCGCTGGAGATGAGCGCGGCGCGAGTGGACCGGGACGTT CAAATCCTGAACCACATCCTGGACGACGTCGAGTTCTTCGTCACCAAACTTCAGAAAGCGGCCGAAGCTTTTAACGAGCTGTCCAGGaggaagaaggtgaagaaggGCAAGAAGAAAGGTCCGGGAG AGGGCGTTCTGACTCTGAGGTCCAAACCTCCCGCGGAGGACGAGTTCGTCGGCTGTCTGCAGAAATTCAAACAAGCTTTCAACCAGCTG GGTAAACTGAAGGATCAGATCCAGAACCCGAGTGCTGAAGATCTGCTGCACTTCCTGTTCTCTCCCCTCAGGATG GTGATCCAGGCGGCGGGCAGTGTGGATCTGGCTCGTAGCGTCGTGGTTCCTCTGCTCACCAGAGAGGCCATCGACTTCCTGCACGCTGCGGGGACAGCGGAGGAGAGACACCTGTGGGTCGCTCTGGGAGACGGCTGGACCAAGAGCAG GTTGGAGTGGCCGAGGGATCATTACTTCCCCCCCTGTGCGCTGACGTTTCGGGACGGATGGGAGCCTCCGGTGCTGCCGGCTGCGTACAGAGAGCAGGAGCCGCTGAGTCAGCTCGCAGAGAGTCTCGCCAACGCTGAGATCCAGAGACACGAGGAGCTGAGGAGCAGACTGGAG gcggTGCAGAGGTTCTCTCCTGACGACGGGTACGCATCCTCCTACAAACGCCTGCAGATCCTGGATCAGGATTTGGCCTTGGCTGCTTTTAAACAGGCCGTCAGCCGCCGCGTAGACGG GAGTTTTGACGCTGACGGTCGAGTCCAAACGAAACCTTTTGCCAAATCTAAATACGACTTTGTGGCGAGAAACAACACGGAGCTGTCCGTCCTCAAAGACGAGGTCGTCGAg GTTATCGACGACAGGAAACAGTGGTGGAAGGTGAGAAACGGCTGCGGGGCGTCGGGCTATGTGCCAAACAACATCCTGGACCTCACCAGAGCCGTGGACATCACCGGCCGAGGGGAGCCCATCTACAGCCACACCATCCAG CTCATGATGCCAAAGAAGGAGTTTGAGTTGTTTAAG AAGCAGACGTCCAGGACCGACTTCATCCCCAGTAAACCCGCAGCGACCCCGATGCCTCCGGCTCCCACGCCCCCCCCAGCCCCCGCCAGGCTCCCCACGCCGCCGCTGCCCCCCCGGCCCCCGAGCCTGCCAAGCCGGCCGTCAGCCGCCACAACAGCACCACGTCCAGCGACAACGGCAGCGTCGCCCTAA